The window AATTCCAATTTCAATATCTCGCTCCACCACGTGGCGTCGGACGCCTGGAACGAGGAAACGCTCACCTGGAGCAACAGGCCCGCATACGACAGCCCGGTCCTCGACCGCAAGGCCGCGACCGTCGAGGGGGGATGGTATGAATGGAACCTGTTTGCGGAGTCCGCATGGAGCCCGGCGGCCGACGTGAGCGACGGCTATCTGTCCCTTCTCCTGAGGTGCGAAACGGAATCGGGACCCGGTTCGTGGTCCGCGATCTCCTGGAGCAAGGAGCAGGCGGGTTCCGCGCCTTATCTGTCGATCGAGGCGTCCGTGGTGCCGCTTCCGCCGTCGATCCTGCTGTTCGGCTCGGGACTGCTGGGCACGATCTTCATCGCCCGCCGGAGGCCCCGCAGGCAGGACTGGGCGACCTCCACCGGTCGTACATCAGCAGGAGCAGCAGTCCCGGGATCGCGGCCAGCGCCGAGA of the Thermodesulfobacteriota bacterium genome contains:
- a CDS encoding DNRLRE domain-containing protein; its protein translation is MGNSKALVVLATILSMAAIGLAGPGEGEAALLMPSDDAMAWEFHSNQVTGAYNWHGVGYDYATGYQEHTYFKFDLADYAGQAIVGASLRVYIVDLYNSNFNISLHHVASDAWNEETLTWSNRPAYDSPVLDRKAATVEGGWYEWNLFAESAWSPAADVSDGYLSLLLRCETESGPGSWSAISWSKEQAGSAPYLSIEASVVPLPPSILLFGSGLLGTIFIARRRPRRQDWATSTGRTSAGAAVPGSRPAPRR